One stretch of Spirochaetales bacterium DNA includes these proteins:
- a CDS encoding cyclic nucleotide-binding domain-containing protein, with protein MTKKNVTQGTVLLLQGERQKAVNLLHSGLAELLCSNVEVNGLKPDEIIGKSRRVGLLKGESIYGIPEGSGDTPYRKSVRALTDCVISVIPSGGNDFFGELEGKAALSLQVLRSIVSRITFTDFLLTGSKSLWSSLNKVADGIALSVNLSPPGRQENPVSERAGSSLSDYASHVKKRYASKGLQPSMEWDPNVLSASADLGTVDESEKIRIDTIIDYPQFLFFKRLLAFPDGLLAPILKKDKEVLRYLHQFLSGALFRAVGEYERISNTIYKLIHTLFSANGWLAQALKAQGLHNQKALRFNHYLGKYSLKFRKDILQLFGMDLKTAFPVYTNLESFSRIDAGTIEAKKQETVRGAGIQATESPEISGSAFSKYTNLLARILQFAEMGDSFNADFVGNLRSFKKFENKFENVPKLNSLKRRIATAYWRLYEKCILKVITGDLKKFIPGIMLHFGVLDETLVSKTHLHVVDQAFMKNLHTDATIPVMTLPYFLEKIYKEHANPSLTEMGESFKDLLKKQEKIPKKKLEEEYRDAPEDKIRFEIRKVISSAYRMVFGSVATAFPILCSNAILGPPGKLFLEAEQWVQIINNLRQRDFSMFYREVVIHHKYGSDIIKKEVIPNFVMYPVYGTKMLMWQELDGPKRDSMGRLFLPVLFNGDKYKSLLAVIGHFRWELHRLIAGANWMNPVEGGLTGAYYDYINFYKKNPNLTPEAKLRVKEFVKKTRSDKDRFTRDYMSWVIYEFDGIPKHNPVSREIFYKFCPFKKNDRDRLSQRPVFLGIEMKYQNIIKRQMLKIESRIRKYEKAGEPVPTDLIRYMEFLHM; from the coding sequence GTGACAAAGAAAAATGTCACCCAGGGGACGGTACTGCTTCTGCAGGGGGAACGCCAGAAGGCGGTCAATCTCCTCCATTCCGGTCTGGCCGAACTGCTCTGTTCGAATGTCGAGGTGAACGGACTCAAACCCGATGAGATTATCGGAAAAAGCAGGCGGGTCGGTCTTCTTAAAGGCGAATCGATATATGGCATACCGGAGGGATCGGGCGATACACCGTACAGGAAATCGGTACGCGCGTTGACTGACTGCGTCATTTCCGTCATTCCCTCCGGGGGTAATGATTTTTTCGGCGAACTCGAGGGTAAAGCCGCCCTTAGTCTCCAGGTTCTCAGATCGATCGTCAGCCGCATTACCTTTACCGATTTTCTTCTCACCGGCTCCAAATCCCTCTGGAGCAGTCTCAACAAGGTCGCGGACGGTATCGCGCTTTCCGTCAATCTTTCCCCGCCGGGCCGGCAGGAGAATCCCGTATCGGAGAGGGCGGGGAGTTCCCTGTCGGACTATGCTTCCCATGTGAAAAAACGCTACGCAAGCAAGGGCCTCCAGCCTTCCATGGAATGGGATCCGAATGTCCTGAGCGCCTCAGCCGATCTCGGGACGGTGGATGAAAGTGAGAAGATACGGATCGACACGATCATCGATTACCCGCAATTTCTTTTTTTCAAGCGGCTTCTGGCTTTTCCGGACGGCCTGCTCGCTCCGATTTTGAAGAAAGACAAGGAAGTATTACGGTATCTCCATCAATTTTTAAGCGGCGCGCTTTTCCGGGCGGTCGGAGAATATGAGCGGATTTCAAATACGATCTACAAACTTATCCATACGCTTTTTTCCGCCAATGGATGGCTGGCCCAGGCGCTCAAGGCGCAAGGGCTTCATAATCAGAAGGCGCTTCGATTTAATCACTATCTGGGCAAGTACAGCCTCAAGTTTCGCAAGGATATCCTCCAGCTTTTCGGCATGGATCTGAAAACCGCCTTTCCCGTCTATACGAATCTGGAGTCGTTCAGCAGGATCGATGCCGGAACGATCGAGGCAAAAAAGCAGGAAACGGTTCGCGGGGCGGGTATCCAGGCGACAGAGTCGCCTGAAATCTCGGGAAGCGCGTTCTCGAAGTATACCAATCTTTTGGCGAGAATCCTTCAGTTCGCGGAAATGGGGGATTCCTTCAATGCGGATTTTGTCGGCAACCTCAGAAGCTTCAAGAAATTCGAGAACAAATTCGAGAATGTACCGAAACTCAATTCACTGAAACGAAGGATCGCGACCGCCTACTGGCGTTTATATGAAAAATGCATTCTCAAGGTGATTACGGGGGATCTCAAGAAATTCATACCCGGAATCATGCTTCATTTCGGCGTACTGGATGAAACATTGGTCAGCAAAACCCACCTTCACGTGGTGGATCAGGCGTTCATGAAGAATCTCCATACCGACGCGACGATCCCGGTCATGACGCTTCCTTATTTTCTGGAAAAGATATACAAGGAGCACGCGAATCCTTCCCTCACTGAAATGGGTGAATCATTCAAGGACCTTCTCAAAAAACAGGAGAAAATACCGAAAAAGAAACTCGAGGAAGAATATCGTGACGCTCCGGAGGACAAGATACGATTCGAAATCCGGAAAGTCATTTCTTCCGCATACAGGATGGTTTTCGGTTCGGTCGCGACGGCCTTTCCCATTCTCTGTTCGAACGCGATTCTGGGCCCTCCCGGCAAGCTTTTTCTCGAAGCCGAACAATGGGTGCAAATCATCAACAACCTGCGGCAGCGTGATTTTTCGATGTTTTACAGGGAGGTCGTGATACATCACAAATACGGAAGCGATATTATAAAGAAGGAAGTTATTCCGAACTTCGTTATGTATCCTGTTTACGGAACGAAAATGCTCATGTGGCAGGAACTCGACGGACCAAAGCGTGATTCGATGGGGAGGCTTTTTCTTCCCGTTCTGTTCAATGGCGACAAATACAAGAGTCTGCTCGCGGTGATCGGGCATTTCCGGTGGGAGTTGCATCGGCTGATAGCGGGTGCGAACTGGATGAATCCCGTCGAAGGCGGGCTCACCGGCGCGTATTACGATTACATCAATTTCTACAAAAAGAACCCCAATCTTACACCGGAAGCAAAACTACGCGTCAAGGAGTTCGTGAAAAAGACACGATCGGACAAGGACAGATTCACCCGGGATTATATGTCCTGGGTGATTTACGAGTTCGACGGTATACCCAAACACAATCCCGTCTCCCGGGAAATTTTTTATAAATTCTGTCCGTTCAAAAAGAATGACAGAGACAGACTGAGTCAGCGGCCGGTTTTCCTGGGTATCGAGATGAAATACCAGAATATCATAAAGCGGCAGATGCTAAAGATCGAGAGCAGGATAAGAAAGTATGAAAAGGCCGGTGAACCGGTTCCGACTGACCTCATCCGTTATATGGAATTCCTGCACATGTAG
- a CDS encoding lytic transglycosylase domain-containing protein, whose protein sequence is MNGLLSLMKRPAAFFILAIILTAGSCSPSSIWNIPSDRLRKQIQKSDYSFLKEATIKSSNLGEVTRLGPGAAYYFYYIFLKAGFRAYALQMLLISCEKEKKIFREESWLPLLRHLLNDKNYPACEKYAKTFIKKYGESKRGKEGKRILIEALYRQKKDEEVVKSLETYFHEEEPSFQDDPELLLFKAVSSSRLNTDGWKDDIIRLFLEIGDAEIIKRAYDYIIGEKVLYNAFDEDMKRYMAAKNSLCLDDSDEIKALALPVIEAYVKSIERPDLRTRAMIKTLGLTYLSLDEAGRGAKLLSSLSADLSGKSALDAFEMAGRCYRKNEQYSLAVKYLGKVIDRSKNDDHRSKNDDQKERAVWFLLDCIQELSPDSFIEAAGRYAPHWRDPSYFDDVLEKEIAELVSLKKWKTIFALHDVLKDHISDEIDSQLSLLRARILSLGYLTVEGVDRTKEINRLLKKAASVGGMEYSGFLASALTGETPRFFRSLHGKNKQIRPESFSGIEAVISGFFEYGLPLEGYEMISENKEELGKNLLLHASRMLSEQGCDREALLVAAYYAYKKNYILTGEEMRYLYPRAFATFIDAHAEKREIRTHLLYALVREESAFDPAIVSSAGAVGLSQLMPETASDLAGWMRLEEYDLYDPETNISLGSYYFARLYRLIESLPKTLIAYNAGMGRLRSWEKTYRGFTDDFFIELIPYKETRGYVKKIIVSAVIYACLYGKESPKQILSEILPGLF, encoded by the coding sequence ATGAATGGATTATTATCATTAATGAAAAGGCCGGCGGCTTTTTTTATTCTCGCAATTATATTGACGGCAGGCAGCTGTTCGCCTTCGTCGATCTGGAATATCCCCTCAGACCGGCTGCGGAAGCAGATACAAAAATCGGATTACTCATTTTTAAAAGAAGCAACGATTAAAAGCTCCAATCTGGGAGAGGTAACGAGGCTGGGGCCCGGAGCTGCGTATTATTTTTATTACATTTTTCTCAAAGCGGGTTTCAGAGCGTACGCACTGCAGATGCTTCTTATAAGTTGTGAAAAAGAAAAAAAAATTTTCAGAGAGGAATCGTGGCTTCCGCTGCTCAGGCACCTTTTGAATGATAAAAATTACCCTGCCTGCGAAAAATACGCAAAAACCTTTATAAAAAAATACGGTGAGTCAAAAAGGGGAAAAGAAGGTAAGCGGATATTAATCGAGGCGCTCTACCGGCAAAAAAAGGATGAAGAGGTGGTGAAATCACTCGAAACTTATTTTCACGAAGAAGAACCTTCTTTTCAGGATGATCCGGAACTTCTTCTCTTCAAGGCCGTTTCCTCGAGCAGGCTTAATACGGACGGATGGAAAGACGACATCATCAGGCTTTTTCTTGAAATCGGTGACGCCGAAATCATCAAACGCGCCTACGATTACATTATCGGCGAGAAAGTGCTATATAACGCGTTCGACGAGGACATGAAACGCTATATGGCGGCAAAGAACTCACTATGTCTCGACGACAGTGATGAAATAAAGGCGCTGGCGCTGCCTGTTATCGAAGCATATGTAAAAAGCATTGAAAGGCCGGACTTACGGACAAGGGCGATGATAAAAACCCTTGGCCTCACCTATCTTTCTCTCGACGAAGCGGGCCGCGGCGCGAAACTGCTTTCCTCCCTGTCGGCTGATCTTTCCGGAAAAAGCGCCCTCGATGCGTTCGAGATGGCCGGACGGTGTTACCGTAAAAACGAACAATATTCACTCGCCGTCAAATATCTCGGCAAGGTCATCGACAGGTCGAAAAACGACGACCACAGGTCGAAAAACGACGACCAGAAAGAGCGGGCGGTCTGGTTTCTCCTTGACTGTATTCAGGAGCTATCGCCGGATTCATTTATCGAAGCCGCCGGGCGGTATGCCCCGCATTGGCGTGACCCTTCATATTTCGACGATGTGCTCGAGAAAGAAATCGCGGAACTCGTTTCACTGAAAAAATGGAAAACGATCTTTGCGCTTCACGATGTTCTCAAAGACCATATCTCCGATGAAATCGATTCACAGTTGAGCCTTCTCAGGGCGAGAATCCTTTCCCTGGGCTATCTGACGGTCGAGGGGGTTGACCGTACAAAAGAAATCAACCGGTTGCTGAAAAAAGCCGCTTCCGTCGGGGGCATGGAATATTCCGGATTTCTCGCATCCGCATTAACCGGTGAAACCCCGAGATTCTTCAGGAGCTTACATGGGAAGAACAAGCAAATTCGGCCCGAATCATTTTCCGGTATTGAAGCGGTAATTTCCGGATTTTTCGAATACGGCCTGCCGCTTGAAGGATACGAGATGATATCGGAAAACAAGGAAGAACTCGGTAAAAACCTGTTACTGCACGCCTCACGGATGCTTTCCGAACAGGGGTGTGACCGTGAAGCCCTCCTTGTTGCCGCGTATTACGCATACAAGAAGAATTACATACTCACCGGGGAAGAAATGCGATATCTGTATCCTCGCGCATTCGCTACCTTCATCGATGCACATGCGGAGAAACGGGAAATCAGAACACATCTGCTTTATGCACTTGTCAGGGAAGAAAGCGCCTTCGATCCCGCGATCGTTTCGTCGGCGGGCGCTGTCGGGCTGAGTCAGCTGATGCCCGAAACCGCATCGGACCTGGCCGGGTGGATGCGGCTCGAGGAGTATGACCTCTATGATCCCGAAACGAATATTTCTTTGGGTTCATACTATTTTGCCAGGCTATATCGATTGATCGAAAGCCTTCCGAAAACACTGATCGCCTACAATGCCGGCATGGGAAGGTTAAGAAGCTGGGAAAAGACCTACCGCGGCTTTACCGACGATTTTTTTATTGAATTAATTCCTTATAAAGAAACAAGGGGATATGTAAAAAAGATTATTGTATCCGCGGTCATCTACGCCTGCCTTTACGGGAAGGAATCCCCGAAACAGATCCTTTCAGAAATACTTCCGGGCCTTTTTTAA